The following proteins are encoded in a genomic region of Phycodurus eques isolate BA_2022a chromosome 11, UOR_Pequ_1.1, whole genome shotgun sequence:
- the ppm1ba gene encoding protein phosphatase 1B isoform X5 produces MGAFLDKPKTEKHNAHGEGNCIRYGLSSMQGWRVEMEDAHTAALGLPAPGLTDWSFFAVYDGHAGSRVANYCSKHLLEHIISASFGAGGQQSSPAGSESTTDAPPAEVAPTVEAVKAGIRTGFLRIDEHMRSFSDMRNGMDRSGSTAVGVLLSPEHFFFMNCGDSRAVLYRNSQVCFSTHDHKPCNPRERERIQNAGGSVMIQRVNGSLAVSRALGDYDYKCVVGRGPTEQLVSPEPEVYEIVRTPEQDQFVILACDGIWDVMSNEELCEFVKSRLEVSDDLERVCNEVVDTCLHKGSRDNMSVVLVCLPNTPKLSEEAVRRDSELNQYLESRVEALLSRPADEGFPDLVTVMRNLSADSGMPALPPGGGLASKQSVIEAVYNSLSPYREEEGPSCFI; encoded by the exons ATGGGTGCCTTCCTGGACAAGCCCAAAACAGAGAAGCACAACGCCCACGGTGAAGGAAACTGCATCCGCTATGGGCTGAGCTCCATGCAGGGCTGGCGAGTGGAGATGGAGGATGCTCACACGGCCGCGCTGGGACTGCCTGCACCCGGCTTGACAGACTGGTCGTTTTTTGCCGTCTACGATGGCCATGCGGGCTCCAGGGTTGCCAACTACTGCTCCAAGCACCTTCTGGAGCACATAATCAGTGCCAGTTTCGGGGCTGGAGGGCAGCAGAGCTCACCGGCCGGTTCAGAGAGCACTACAGATGCCCCTCCGGCAGAGGTTGCCCCCACTGTGGAGGCTGTGAAAGCTGGCATCCGGACAGGCTTCCTGAGGATTGATGAGCACATGCGCAGCTTTTCTGACATGCGCAACGGCATGGACCGAAGTGGCTCCACGGCCGTGGGTGTCCTCCTGTCGCCCGAGCATTTCTTTTTCATGAACTGTGGTGACTCTCGAGCTGTTTTGTACCGAAATTCCCAAGTGTGCTTCTCCACGCATGACCACAAGCCTTGCAACCCTCGCGAGAGGGAGCGCATCCAGAACGCCGGCGGCTCTGTCATGATCCAGAGGGTGAACGGGTCGCTGGCTGTCTCCCGAGCCTTGGGGGACTACGACTACAAGTGTGTCGTTGGCAGGGGCCCCACCGAGCAGCTGGTGAGCCCCGAGCCAGAGGTTTATGAGATTGTTCGGACTCCTGAGCAAGATCAGTTTGTTATCCTGGCATGCGACGGAATCTGGGATGTCATGTCCAATGAGGAGCTTTGCGAGTTTGTCAAATCAAGGCTTGAGGTATCTGATGACCTGGAGAGAGTCTGCAATGAAGTGGTGGACACCTGCCTGCACaag GGGAGCCGGGATAACATGAGTGTTGTGTTAGTGTGTTTGCCCAACACTCCCAAACTGTCGGAGGAAGCTGTGAGGAGAGATTCAGAGCTCAACCAGTACCTGGAGTCTCGTGTGGAAG CGTTGCTGTCCCGGCCGGCCGACGAGGGCTTTCCCGACCTGGTGACGGTGATGAGGAACTTGTCCGCTGACAGTGGCATGCCGGCTCTGCCACCAGGGGGAGGCCTTGCCAGCAA ACAAAGCGTTATTGAAGCGGTGTACAACAGTCTCAGTCCATacagagaagaagaaggg CCATCCTGTTTCATTTG A
- the ppm1ba gene encoding protein phosphatase 1B isoform X6: MGAFLDKPKTEKHNAHGEGNCIRYGLSSMQGWRVEMEDAHTAALGLPAPGLTDWSFFAVYDGHAGSRVANYCSKHLLEHIISASFGAGGQQSSPAGSESTTDAPPAEVAPTVEAVKAGIRTGFLRIDEHMRSFSDMRNGMDRSGSTAVGVLLSPEHFFFMNCGDSRAVLYRNSQVCFSTHDHKPCNPRERERIQNAGGSVMIQRVNGSLAVSRALGDYDYKCVVGRGPTEQLVSPEPEVYEIVRTPEQDQFVILACDGIWDVMSNEELCEFVKSRLEVSDDLERVCNEVVDTCLHKGSRDNMSVVLVCLPNTPKLSEEAVRRDSELNQYLESRVEALLSRPADEGFPDLVTVMRNLSADSGMPALPPGGGLASK, translated from the exons ATGGGTGCCTTCCTGGACAAGCCCAAAACAGAGAAGCACAACGCCCACGGTGAAGGAAACTGCATCCGCTATGGGCTGAGCTCCATGCAGGGCTGGCGAGTGGAGATGGAGGATGCTCACACGGCCGCGCTGGGACTGCCTGCACCCGGCTTGACAGACTGGTCGTTTTTTGCCGTCTACGATGGCCATGCGGGCTCCAGGGTTGCCAACTACTGCTCCAAGCACCTTCTGGAGCACATAATCAGTGCCAGTTTCGGGGCTGGAGGGCAGCAGAGCTCACCGGCCGGTTCAGAGAGCACTACAGATGCCCCTCCGGCAGAGGTTGCCCCCACTGTGGAGGCTGTGAAAGCTGGCATCCGGACAGGCTTCCTGAGGATTGATGAGCACATGCGCAGCTTTTCTGACATGCGCAACGGCATGGACCGAAGTGGCTCCACGGCCGTGGGTGTCCTCCTGTCGCCCGAGCATTTCTTTTTCATGAACTGTGGTGACTCTCGAGCTGTTTTGTACCGAAATTCCCAAGTGTGCTTCTCCACGCATGACCACAAGCCTTGCAACCCTCGCGAGAGGGAGCGCATCCAGAACGCCGGCGGCTCTGTCATGATCCAGAGGGTGAACGGGTCGCTGGCTGTCTCCCGAGCCTTGGGGGACTACGACTACAAGTGTGTCGTTGGCAGGGGCCCCACCGAGCAGCTGGTGAGCCCCGAGCCAGAGGTTTATGAGATTGTTCGGACTCCTGAGCAAGATCAGTTTGTTATCCTGGCATGCGACGGAATCTGGGATGTCATGTCCAATGAGGAGCTTTGCGAGTTTGTCAAATCAAGGCTTGAGGTATCTGATGACCTGGAGAGAGTCTGCAATGAAGTGGTGGACACCTGCCTGCACaag GGGAGCCGGGATAACATGAGTGTTGTGTTAGTGTGTTTGCCCAACACTCCCAAACTGTCGGAGGAAGCTGTGAGGAGAGATTCAGAGCTCAACCAGTACCTGGAGTCTCGTGTGGAAG CGTTGCTGTCCCGGCCGGCCGACGAGGGCTTTCCCGACCTGGTGACGGTGATGAGGAACTTGTCCGCTGACAGTGGCATGCCGGCTCTGCCACCAGGGGGAGGCCTTGCCAGCAAGTAA
- the ppm1ba gene encoding protein phosphatase 1B isoform X2, which yields MGAFLDKPKTEKHNAHGEGNCIRYGLSSMQGWRVEMEDAHTAALGLPAPGLTDWSFFAVYDGHAGSRVANYCSKHLLEHIISASFGAGGQQSSPAGSESTTDAPPAEVAPTVEAVKAGIRTGFLRIDEHMRSFSDMRNGMDRSGSTAVGVLLSPEHFFFMNCGDSRAVLYRNSQVCFSTHDHKPCNPRERERIQNAGGSVMIQRVNGSLAVSRALGDYDYKCVVGRGPTEQLVSPEPEVYEIVRTPEQDQFVILACDGIWDVMSNEELCEFVKSRLEVSDDLERVCNEVVDTCLHKGSRDNMSVVLVCLPNTPKLSEEAVRRDSELNQYLESRVEALLSRPADEGFPDLVTVMRNLSADSGMPALPPGGGLASKQSVIEAVYNSLSPYREEEGVSIRRAIQDFVSSSFDKSK from the exons ATGGGTGCCTTCCTGGACAAGCCCAAAACAGAGAAGCACAACGCCCACGGTGAAGGAAACTGCATCCGCTATGGGCTGAGCTCCATGCAGGGCTGGCGAGTGGAGATGGAGGATGCTCACACGGCCGCGCTGGGACTGCCTGCACCCGGCTTGACAGACTGGTCGTTTTTTGCCGTCTACGATGGCCATGCGGGCTCCAGGGTTGCCAACTACTGCTCCAAGCACCTTCTGGAGCACATAATCAGTGCCAGTTTCGGGGCTGGAGGGCAGCAGAGCTCACCGGCCGGTTCAGAGAGCACTACAGATGCCCCTCCGGCAGAGGTTGCCCCCACTGTGGAGGCTGTGAAAGCTGGCATCCGGACAGGCTTCCTGAGGATTGATGAGCACATGCGCAGCTTTTCTGACATGCGCAACGGCATGGACCGAAGTGGCTCCACGGCCGTGGGTGTCCTCCTGTCGCCCGAGCATTTCTTTTTCATGAACTGTGGTGACTCTCGAGCTGTTTTGTACCGAAATTCCCAAGTGTGCTTCTCCACGCATGACCACAAGCCTTGCAACCCTCGCGAGAGGGAGCGCATCCAGAACGCCGGCGGCTCTGTCATGATCCAGAGGGTGAACGGGTCGCTGGCTGTCTCCCGAGCCTTGGGGGACTACGACTACAAGTGTGTCGTTGGCAGGGGCCCCACCGAGCAGCTGGTGAGCCCCGAGCCAGAGGTTTATGAGATTGTTCGGACTCCTGAGCAAGATCAGTTTGTTATCCTGGCATGCGACGGAATCTGGGATGTCATGTCCAATGAGGAGCTTTGCGAGTTTGTCAAATCAAGGCTTGAGGTATCTGATGACCTGGAGAGAGTCTGCAATGAAGTGGTGGACACCTGCCTGCACaag GGGAGCCGGGATAACATGAGTGTTGTGTTAGTGTGTTTGCCCAACACTCCCAAACTGTCGGAGGAAGCTGTGAGGAGAGATTCAGAGCTCAACCAGTACCTGGAGTCTCGTGTGGAAG CGTTGCTGTCCCGGCCGGCCGACGAGGGCTTTCCCGACCTGGTGACGGTGATGAGGAACTTGTCCGCTGACAGTGGCATGCCGGCTCTGCCACCAGGGGGAGGCCTTGCCAGCAA ACAAAGCGTTATTGAAGCGGTGTACAACAGTCTCAGTCCATacagagaagaagaaggggTCAGTATCCGCCGGGCTATCCAAGACTTTGTATCTTCATCGTTTGACAAGTCTAAATGA
- the ppm1ba gene encoding protein phosphatase 1B isoform X4, producing the protein MGAFLDKPKTEKHNAHGEGNCIRYGLSSMQGWRVEMEDAHTAALGLPAPGLTDWSFFAVYDGHAGSRVANYCSKHLLEHIISASFGAGGQQSSPAGSESTTDAPPAEVAPTVEAVKAGIRTGFLRIDEHMRSFSDMRNGMDRSGSTAVGVLLSPEHFFFMNCGDSRAVLYRNSQVCFSTHDHKPCNPRERERIQNAGGSVMIQRVNGSLAVSRALGDYDYKCVVGRGPTEQLVSPEPEVYEIVRTPEQDQFVILACDGIWDVMSNEELCEFVKSRLEVSDDLERVCNEVVDTCLHKGSRDNMSVVLVCLPNTPKLSEEAVRRDSELNQYLESRVEALLSRPADEGFPDLVTVMRNLSADSGMPALPPGGGLASKQSVIEAVYNSLSPYREEEGPSCFIW; encoded by the exons ATGGGTGCCTTCCTGGACAAGCCCAAAACAGAGAAGCACAACGCCCACGGTGAAGGAAACTGCATCCGCTATGGGCTGAGCTCCATGCAGGGCTGGCGAGTGGAGATGGAGGATGCTCACACGGCCGCGCTGGGACTGCCTGCACCCGGCTTGACAGACTGGTCGTTTTTTGCCGTCTACGATGGCCATGCGGGCTCCAGGGTTGCCAACTACTGCTCCAAGCACCTTCTGGAGCACATAATCAGTGCCAGTTTCGGGGCTGGAGGGCAGCAGAGCTCACCGGCCGGTTCAGAGAGCACTACAGATGCCCCTCCGGCAGAGGTTGCCCCCACTGTGGAGGCTGTGAAAGCTGGCATCCGGACAGGCTTCCTGAGGATTGATGAGCACATGCGCAGCTTTTCTGACATGCGCAACGGCATGGACCGAAGTGGCTCCACGGCCGTGGGTGTCCTCCTGTCGCCCGAGCATTTCTTTTTCATGAACTGTGGTGACTCTCGAGCTGTTTTGTACCGAAATTCCCAAGTGTGCTTCTCCACGCATGACCACAAGCCTTGCAACCCTCGCGAGAGGGAGCGCATCCAGAACGCCGGCGGCTCTGTCATGATCCAGAGGGTGAACGGGTCGCTGGCTGTCTCCCGAGCCTTGGGGGACTACGACTACAAGTGTGTCGTTGGCAGGGGCCCCACCGAGCAGCTGGTGAGCCCCGAGCCAGAGGTTTATGAGATTGTTCGGACTCCTGAGCAAGATCAGTTTGTTATCCTGGCATGCGACGGAATCTGGGATGTCATGTCCAATGAGGAGCTTTGCGAGTTTGTCAAATCAAGGCTTGAGGTATCTGATGACCTGGAGAGAGTCTGCAATGAAGTGGTGGACACCTGCCTGCACaag GGGAGCCGGGATAACATGAGTGTTGTGTTAGTGTGTTTGCCCAACACTCCCAAACTGTCGGAGGAAGCTGTGAGGAGAGATTCAGAGCTCAACCAGTACCTGGAGTCTCGTGTGGAAG CGTTGCTGTCCCGGCCGGCCGACGAGGGCTTTCCCGACCTGGTGACGGTGATGAGGAACTTGTCCGCTGACAGTGGCATGCCGGCTCTGCCACCAGGGGGAGGCCTTGCCAGCAA ACAAAGCGTTATTGAAGCGGTGTACAACAGTCTCAGTCCATacagagaagaagaaggg CCATCCTGTTTCATTTGGTAA
- the ppm1ba gene encoding protein phosphatase 1B isoform X1 — MGAFLDKPKTEKHNAHGEGNCIRYGLSSMQGWRVEMEDAHTAALGLPAPGLTDWSFFAVYDGHAGSRVANYCSKHLLEHIISASFGAGGQQSSPAGSESTTDAPPAEVAPTVEAVKAGIRTGFLRIDEHMRSFSDMRNGMDRSGSTAVGVLLSPEHFFFMNCGDSRAVLYRNSQVCFSTHDHKPCNPRERERIQNAGGSVMIQRVNGSLAVSRALGDYDYKCVVGRGPTEQLVSPEPEVYEIVRTPEQDQFVILACDGIWDVMSNEELCEFVKSRLEVSDDLERVCNEVVDTCLHKGSRDNMSVVLVCLPNTPKLSEEAVRRDSELNQYLESRVEALLSRPADEGFPDLVTVMRNLSADSGMPALPPGGGLASKQSVIEAVYNSLSPYREEEGACRPATSSVDSPPPIRVHSTLACRGTSCMLTTDCPPPPLMSCAL; from the exons ATGGGTGCCTTCCTGGACAAGCCCAAAACAGAGAAGCACAACGCCCACGGTGAAGGAAACTGCATCCGCTATGGGCTGAGCTCCATGCAGGGCTGGCGAGTGGAGATGGAGGATGCTCACACGGCCGCGCTGGGACTGCCTGCACCCGGCTTGACAGACTGGTCGTTTTTTGCCGTCTACGATGGCCATGCGGGCTCCAGGGTTGCCAACTACTGCTCCAAGCACCTTCTGGAGCACATAATCAGTGCCAGTTTCGGGGCTGGAGGGCAGCAGAGCTCACCGGCCGGTTCAGAGAGCACTACAGATGCCCCTCCGGCAGAGGTTGCCCCCACTGTGGAGGCTGTGAAAGCTGGCATCCGGACAGGCTTCCTGAGGATTGATGAGCACATGCGCAGCTTTTCTGACATGCGCAACGGCATGGACCGAAGTGGCTCCACGGCCGTGGGTGTCCTCCTGTCGCCCGAGCATTTCTTTTTCATGAACTGTGGTGACTCTCGAGCTGTTTTGTACCGAAATTCCCAAGTGTGCTTCTCCACGCATGACCACAAGCCTTGCAACCCTCGCGAGAGGGAGCGCATCCAGAACGCCGGCGGCTCTGTCATGATCCAGAGGGTGAACGGGTCGCTGGCTGTCTCCCGAGCCTTGGGGGACTACGACTACAAGTGTGTCGTTGGCAGGGGCCCCACCGAGCAGCTGGTGAGCCCCGAGCCAGAGGTTTATGAGATTGTTCGGACTCCTGAGCAAGATCAGTTTGTTATCCTGGCATGCGACGGAATCTGGGATGTCATGTCCAATGAGGAGCTTTGCGAGTTTGTCAAATCAAGGCTTGAGGTATCTGATGACCTGGAGAGAGTCTGCAATGAAGTGGTGGACACCTGCCTGCACaag GGGAGCCGGGATAACATGAGTGTTGTGTTAGTGTGTTTGCCCAACACTCCCAAACTGTCGGAGGAAGCTGTGAGGAGAGATTCAGAGCTCAACCAGTACCTGGAGTCTCGTGTGGAAG CGTTGCTGTCCCGGCCGGCCGACGAGGGCTTTCCCGACCTGGTGACGGTGATGAGGAACTTGTCCGCTGACAGTGGCATGCCGGCTCTGCCACCAGGGGGAGGCCTTGCCAGCAA ACAAAGCGTTATTGAAGCGGTGTACAACAGTCTCAGTCCATacagagaagaagaaggg GCATGTCGACCGGCCACCTCCTCTGTCGACTCCCCTCCTCCCATCCGTGTCCACTCAACACTAGCATGCAGAGGCACGTCTTGTATGCTGACAACGGACTGTCCCCCTCCGCCCCTTATGTCCTGTGCGCTCTGA
- the ppm1ba gene encoding protein phosphatase 1B isoform X3 has protein sequence MGAFLDKPKTEKHNAHGEGNCIRYGLSSMQGWRVEMEDAHTAALGLPAPGLTDWSFFAVYDGHAGSRVANYCSKHLLEHIISASFGAGGQQSSPAGSESTTDAPPAEVAPTVEAVKAGIRTGFLRIDEHMRSFSDMRNGMDRSGSTAVGVLLSPEHFFFMNCGDSRAVLYRNSQVCFSTHDHKPCNPRERERIQNAGGSVMIQRVNGSLAVSRALGDYDYKCVVGRGPTEQLVSPEPEVYEIVRTPEQDQFVILACDGIWDVMSNEELCEFVKSRLEVSDDLERVCNEVVDTCLHKGSRDNMSVVLVCLPNTPKLSEEAVRRDSELNQYLESRVEALLSRPADEGFPDLVTVMRNLSADSGMPALPPGGGLASKQSVIEAVYNSLSPYREEEGSTTDLECHW, from the exons ATGGGTGCCTTCCTGGACAAGCCCAAAACAGAGAAGCACAACGCCCACGGTGAAGGAAACTGCATCCGCTATGGGCTGAGCTCCATGCAGGGCTGGCGAGTGGAGATGGAGGATGCTCACACGGCCGCGCTGGGACTGCCTGCACCCGGCTTGACAGACTGGTCGTTTTTTGCCGTCTACGATGGCCATGCGGGCTCCAGGGTTGCCAACTACTGCTCCAAGCACCTTCTGGAGCACATAATCAGTGCCAGTTTCGGGGCTGGAGGGCAGCAGAGCTCACCGGCCGGTTCAGAGAGCACTACAGATGCCCCTCCGGCAGAGGTTGCCCCCACTGTGGAGGCTGTGAAAGCTGGCATCCGGACAGGCTTCCTGAGGATTGATGAGCACATGCGCAGCTTTTCTGACATGCGCAACGGCATGGACCGAAGTGGCTCCACGGCCGTGGGTGTCCTCCTGTCGCCCGAGCATTTCTTTTTCATGAACTGTGGTGACTCTCGAGCTGTTTTGTACCGAAATTCCCAAGTGTGCTTCTCCACGCATGACCACAAGCCTTGCAACCCTCGCGAGAGGGAGCGCATCCAGAACGCCGGCGGCTCTGTCATGATCCAGAGGGTGAACGGGTCGCTGGCTGTCTCCCGAGCCTTGGGGGACTACGACTACAAGTGTGTCGTTGGCAGGGGCCCCACCGAGCAGCTGGTGAGCCCCGAGCCAGAGGTTTATGAGATTGTTCGGACTCCTGAGCAAGATCAGTTTGTTATCCTGGCATGCGACGGAATCTGGGATGTCATGTCCAATGAGGAGCTTTGCGAGTTTGTCAAATCAAGGCTTGAGGTATCTGATGACCTGGAGAGAGTCTGCAATGAAGTGGTGGACACCTGCCTGCACaag GGGAGCCGGGATAACATGAGTGTTGTGTTAGTGTGTTTGCCCAACACTCCCAAACTGTCGGAGGAAGCTGTGAGGAGAGATTCAGAGCTCAACCAGTACCTGGAGTCTCGTGTGGAAG CGTTGCTGTCCCGGCCGGCCGACGAGGGCTTTCCCGACCTGGTGACGGTGATGAGGAACTTGTCCGCTGACAGTGGCATGCCGGCTCTGCCACCAGGGGGAGGCCTTGCCAGCAA ACAAAGCGTTATTGAAGCGGTGTACAACAGTCTCAGTCCATacagagaagaagaaggg AGCACCACCGACTTGGAGTGTCACTGGTAG
- the slc3a1 gene encoding amino acid transporter heavy chain SLC3A1 produces the protein MELGTLDRAFQEVEGGNPVEDITTTTTVELEEKVVDPPAKDYTQIKPYAGMPKEVLLLYSSQAFYRVPREILFWLIMACTLTLVALTISVVALSPRCLSWWQVSPVYQVYPRSFRDSDGDGVGDLKGIQEMLGHFEYLNIKSVWINPFYRSPMRDLGYDVEDFRAIDPLFGTMQDFDDLLAEMHKLGLKLIMDFIPNHTSDNHRWFNLSRTREPHYEDFYVWADCNATGPKPNNWVSVFGNSSWTYDEVRGQCYLHQFIKKQPELNFRNPRVRQEMLDIIRFWLDKGVDGFRMDSVKHLLEAVHLRDEPQVDPNKPPELVTSEWDLHHDFTTTQLGLHDLLREWRAQMDVFSREPGRYRLMVTESQDGPEVEKTMMYYGTPLVKESDFPFNFYLRDLPQNTSGVWVKHLVNLWMANMPTGHWPNWLVGNHNMPRVASRAGQRYTRVINMLLLTLPGTPTTYYGEEIGMENVNVTESQIQDPAGRYNVSASRDPQRSPMQWSADLNAGFNNKTNVTWLPVHPNYSSVNVEVQKQDEGSLLSQYRLLNTLRQSELPLQRGWFCYIQADRGVFAYLRELDGLDSAFLLVLNFGHESAVTDLSAVVELPERLRVLMSTNRANDRKVVNKSLIATEAGEGLMIEFSSHARFNTNHPGLCYISEKACYLGAIDILYTC, from the exons ATGGAGCTGGGCACCCTGGATCGGGCCTTCCAAGAGGTTGAAGGCGGCAACCCGGTGGAGgacatcaccaccaccaccactgtgGAGCTGGAAGAAAAGGTGGTGGACCCCCCTGCCAAGGACTACACGCAGATCAAGCCATATGCCGGCATGCCCAAGGAGGTGCTGCTGCTTTACTCCTCGCAGGCCTTCTACAGAGTCCCGCGGGAGATCTTGTTCTGGCTAATCATGGCCTGCACGCTGACGCTGGTAGCCCTCACCATCAGTGTGGTGGCGCTGTCGCCCCGCTGCCTCAGCTGGTGGCAGGTGTCCCCCGTTTACCAGGTGTACCCCCGCTCCTTTAGGGACTCCGACGGAGATGGAGTGGGAGACCTCAAAG GCATTCAGGAGATGCTGGGCCATTTCGAGTACCTGAACATCAAGTCGGTGTGGATCAATCCCTTCTATCGCTCTCCCATGAGGGACTTAGGCTATGACGTGGAAGATTTCCGTGCCATTGACCCGCTCTTTGGTACTATGCAGGACTTTGATGACCTCTTGGCTGAGATGCACAAATTAG GTTTGAAGCTGATCATGGACTTCATTCCAAATCACACCAGCGACAACCACCGTTGGTTTAACCTGAGTCGCACCAGAGAGCCACACTATGAGGATTTCTACGTCTGGGCTGATTGCAATGCCACAGGACCCAAGCCCAATAACTGG GTGAGTGTATTTGGGAACTCATCATGGACGTATGATGAAGTTCGAGGACAGTGTTACCTGCACCAGTTCATCAAGAAGCAACCTGAACTGAACTTCAGAAACCCTCGGGTCCGCCAGGAGATGCTT GATATCATCCGTTTTTGGTTGGACAAGGGAGTGGATGGCTTTCGCATGGATTCGGTGAAGCACCTGCTGGAGGCCGTGCACCTGAGGGATGAGCCCCAGGTGGACCCGAACAAGCCTCCT GAGTTGGTGACTTCCGAGTGGGACCTCCACCACGACTTCACCACCACTCAGCTGGGCCTGCATGACCTGCTAAGGGAGTGGAGAGCTCAAATGGACGTCTTCAGCCGGGAACCTGGCAGATACAG GTTGATGGTGACCGAGTCGCAAGATGGCCCAGAGGTGGAAAAGACCATGATGTACTACGGGACACCTCTGGTGAAAGAGAGTGACTTCCCCTTTAACTTTTATCTCCGGGATCTGCCTCAAAACACAAGCGGCGTGTGGGTCAAACATCTGGTGAACCTCTGGATGGCCAACATGCCCACAGGACACTGGCCCAACTGGCTG GTCGGGAACCACAACATGCCTCGTGTTGCTTCCAGGGCGGGTCAGCGCTATACGCGGGTCATCAATATGCTCCTGCTGACCCTTCCTGGTACGCCGACCACCTACTATGGCGAGGAGATTGGCATGGAGAACGTCAACGTGACCGAGAGTCAAATTCAGGACCCAGCTGGCAGATACAATGTG AGTGCCAGTCGAGATCCTCAGCGTTCTCCAATGCAGTGGAGTGCTGACTTGAATGCAGGGTTCAACAACAAGACCAATGTGACATGGTTGCCCGTGCATCCCAACTACAGCAGTGTCAATGTGGAG GTCCAGAAGCAAGACGAAGGCTCTTTGCTGTCTCAGTACCGCCTCCTGAACACGCTGCGTCAGTCGGAACTGCCCCTCCAACGAGGCTGGTTCTGCTACATCCAAGCTGACCGCGGCGTCTTCGCCTACCTGCGAGAGCTGGACGGGCTGGACTCCGCCTTCCTCCTGGTGCTCAACTTCGGCCATGAGTCGGCAGTCACCGATCTCTCGGCGGTCGTTGAGCTGCCTGAGCGGCTGCGGGTTCTGATGAGCACGAACCGGGCCAACGACCGCAAAGTGGTCAACAAGTCTCTGATCGCCACTGAGGCGGGAGAGGGTTTGATGATTGAGTTCTCCTCACATGCTCGGTTTAACACCAACCACCCGGGGCTGTGCTATATCTCTGAAAAAGCCTGTTATTTAGGTGCCATAGACATTCTCTATACATGCTAA